A section of the Amycolatopsis sp. AA4 genome encodes:
- a CDS encoding amidohydrolase family protein — MRIVALEEHVILPVLRDAWAKAGLQPHGYPEGHPVTRKLLDVGDERLADMDEQGIDVAVLSLTTPGVQNLPAADAVPVAREANDALAEIVAANPTRYQAFATLPTSSPEAAAEELERAVGLGFRGAMLYGRTGEKLADAPEFDDLYATAARLRAPLHFHPQAPVRAVQDVYYSGLPNGVGAALATAGLGWYYDLGVQYLRMIFSGVFDRHPELQVIAGHWGEVVLFYLDHVGVLGGMAGLRQPLADYFRQNFWIAGSGTVSERYLRWTAEVVGTGRMLYSTDYPYTFGTRPGGFPYLDTSGGVARSFLEQVPFSEEEKAAIGSGNWERLTGHLATGRQPR; from the coding sequence ATGCGTATCGTCGCCCTGGAAGAACACGTGATCCTGCCTGTCCTGCGCGACGCGTGGGCGAAGGCGGGGCTTCAGCCGCACGGTTATCCCGAGGGCCACCCGGTCACTCGAAAGCTTCTCGACGTCGGCGACGAACGCCTCGCCGACATGGACGAGCAGGGCATCGACGTCGCGGTGCTGTCTCTCACCACTCCCGGTGTGCAGAACCTGCCGGCTGCCGACGCCGTGCCAGTCGCGCGCGAAGCCAACGACGCACTCGCCGAGATCGTCGCCGCGAATCCCACGCGGTATCAAGCCTTCGCCACCCTCCCGACGTCCTCGCCCGAAGCCGCGGCCGAGGAACTGGAACGCGCGGTGGGCCTGGGCTTCCGCGGCGCGATGCTGTACGGGCGCACCGGCGAGAAACTGGCCGACGCACCGGAATTCGACGACCTCTACGCCACCGCCGCAAGACTGCGCGCCCCGCTGCATTTCCACCCCCAAGCGCCGGTGCGGGCGGTACAGGACGTGTACTACTCGGGCCTGCCCAACGGCGTCGGCGCGGCTCTGGCGACCGCCGGACTCGGCTGGTACTACGACCTCGGCGTGCAATACCTGCGGATGATCTTCTCCGGCGTCTTCGACCGGCATCCCGAACTGCAGGTGATCGCCGGACACTGGGGCGAGGTGGTCCTGTTCTACCTGGACCACGTCGGCGTCTTGGGCGGGATGGCCGGACTGCGGCAACCGCTGGCCGACTACTTCCGGCAGAACTTCTGGATCGCGGGCAGCGGCACGGTCAGCGAACGGTACCTGCGCTGGACGGCGGAGGTGGTCGGGACCGGGCGGATGCTGTACTCGACCGACTATCCCTACACCTTCGGCACGCGGCCGGGCGGATTCCCTTACCTGGACACGAGCGGCGGGGTCGCGCGGTCGTTTCTGGAGCAGGTGCCGTTCAGCGAGGAAGAGAAGGCCGCGATCGGGTCCGGCAACTGGGAGCGGCTGACCGGCCATCTCGCGACAGGTCGTCAGCCGCGCTGA
- a CDS encoding ankyrin repeat domain-containing protein: MWSAAHQAVELEDLPRLRALLDAGHDVEDDIGDGWTLLRHAIDAEVDGHIQSGEPLHVDVTAFLLARGADPSRRHEGVSAVEEADSRGHWLAADLMRAWLERGRKP, translated from the coding sequence GTGTGGTCAGCAGCTCACCAAGCAGTCGAACTTGAAGACCTGCCACGCTTGCGGGCGCTCCTCGACGCCGGTCACGACGTCGAGGACGACATCGGCGACGGCTGGACTCTGCTGCGGCACGCCATCGACGCCGAAGTCGACGGCCACATCCAAAGCGGCGAGCCATTGCACGTCGACGTCACCGCCTTTCTCCTCGCGCGCGGTGCCGACCCGAGCCGTCGCCACGAGGGCGTTTCGGCCGTCGAGGAAGCGGACAGCCGAGGACATTGGCTGGCCGCCGACCTCATGCGTGCCTGGCTCGAACGGGGCCGGAAGCCGTAA